A window from Enterocloster bolteae encodes these proteins:
- a CDS encoding DUF5655 domain-containing protein → MDSSVLLFFEKMPQALPIYEAFTKRLLKELGPVQVKVQKSQIAFSNRYQFAFIWHPSRRFRGRKGVYMVVTFGVSHRIEDSRIEAATEPYPNRWTHHVIVQSADEIDDKLMGWIREAYEFALVK, encoded by the coding sequence ATGGATTCATCAGTACTGTTGTTTTTTGAAAAAATGCCCCAGGCCCTGCCTATTTATGAGGCGTTCACAAAGCGTCTGCTTAAGGAGCTGGGACCCGTTCAGGTTAAGGTCCAGAAATCACAGATTGCCTTTTCAAACCGTTACCAGTTTGCTTTTATCTGGCACCCTTCCAGACGGTTCAGGGGCAGAAAGGGTGTTTATATGGTTGTAACGTTCGGAGTAAGCCATCGCATAGAAGACAGCCGGATTGAGGCGGCAACAGAGCCTTACCCCAACCGCTGGACCCATCATGTGATTGTACAGAGTGCGGATGAGATAGATGATAAGCTGATGGGGTGGATCAGGGAGGCTTATGAGTTTGCGTTGGTGAAATAG
- a CDS encoding ABC transporter substrate-binding protein — MRKKGLCMAATLLAAAIFCSGCSTDTSPSGNTTVGQQSSAAQTGETVKKETDTSSEKEAPAQDGGNKIVNVSDYLIGYSQLANTGTYRIAETNSMKDEAEKRGFKLIVTDAQDNTAKQVSDVEDLIAQNIDLLILSPREFEGLETALQTAKENSVPVILVDRLAKGEAGVDYVTYIATDFVWEGQAAGEWLKDKTGGTCNIIELTGTVGSSSAQDRATGFAGVVDQNEGMKIIASQTGNFERSEGQKVMENLLQAHGGEVDAVFCHNDQMALGAVQAIKAAGYKPNEDILVIGIDGEMDSFKSVIAGEMSATVVSSPMYGPITFDTVEKILAGQEVPEQTIMEGVVVDAGNAQENMELAY, encoded by the coding sequence ATGAGGAAAAAAGGTTTATGTATGGCAGCAACATTATTGGCAGCAGCAATATTTTGTTCAGGATGTTCGACTGATACATCCCCATCCGGTAATACAACAGTAGGGCAACAGAGTAGTGCTGCCCAGACCGGGGAAACTGTAAAGAAAGAAACGGACACCAGTAGCGAAAAAGAGGCACCTGCCCAGGATGGTGGGAACAAAATAGTAAATGTTTCTGATTATCTGATTGGGTATTCACAGTTGGCTAATACAGGAACATACCGGATAGCTGAGACCAATAGTATGAAGGATGAGGCTGAAAAGAGAGGTTTCAAATTGATTGTCACGGATGCTCAGGACAATACAGCCAAACAGGTATCTGACGTGGAAGATCTGATTGCCCAGAATATTGATTTGCTTATACTGTCTCCCAGGGAATTTGAGGGACTGGAAACGGCACTTCAGACAGCGAAAGAGAATTCTGTCCCTGTTATACTGGTAGACAGGCTTGCTAAAGGGGAGGCGGGTGTGGACTATGTCACGTATATTGCCACTGATTTTGTTTGGGAAGGACAGGCGGCAGGAGAATGGCTTAAGGATAAGACTGGAGGAACCTGCAATATCATCGAGCTTACTGGAACAGTGGGATCCTCTTCTGCCCAGGACAGGGCTACAGGGTTCGCTGGTGTTGTGGACCAGAATGAGGGGATGAAGATTATTGCATCCCAGACAGGAAACTTTGAACGGTCTGAAGGACAGAAGGTAATGGAGAATTTACTTCAGGCCCATGGGGGCGAGGTGGATGCAGTGTTCTGCCATAATGACCAAATGGCTTTGGGAGCAGTTCAGGCTATAAAAGCAGCTGGTTATAAACCCAATGAGGATATTCTGGTAATAGGAATAGATGGGGAAATGGATTCATTTAAATCTGTTATAGCCGGAGAAATGTCGGCAACTGTTGTCAGCAGCCCTATGTATGGGCCGATTACCTTTGATACAGTAGAAAAGATCCTTGCAGGACAGGAGGTCCCGGAACAGACTATCATGGAGGGCGTGGTGGTAGATGCAGGAAATGCACAGGAAAATATGGAACTGGCATACTAA
- a CDS encoding sugar ABC transporter ATP-binding protein — MENQYLLEMQNISKGFPGVQAIKQVDFKVGYGEVHGLMGENGAGKSTLMKILNGLYSSDSGRVLFDGKEIHPQSSLEAQKLGISTIYQELNLIPELSICENIYIGREPMGKWGIDWKKIENNARELLAGIGLDYDVKQPLSLQGAAVAQMVAIARALAIQSKLVVMDEPTSSLDNQEVKILFQVIRRLKSQGVSIIFISHRLNEVYEICDRVTILKDGVCEGEYGINELDEISLVSKMIGQKVENSEARLQNDDFHSTSQPLCEMEKITNRKLREVSFKMYPGEVLGFAGLLGSGRTELIKVLFGEDTDYKGNIVINKRKVRFKMPSDAIRQGMALCPEDRRTEGIIPNLSVRENISIVLLPKLTKMGIISKNSQEKVVKEFIEKLGIKTPDMEQKVKNLSGGNQQKVLLARWLCTSPRLVIMDEPTRGIDVGAKAEIEKIVRDLAKQGMSVIMISSEISEVVRNSNRVMVMRDGHKLGELTGGEINQEEIMKRIADNRVFSKCGKEAQYE; from the coding sequence ATGGAGAATCAGTATTTATTAGAGATGCAAAACATTTCAAAAGGATTCCCGGGTGTCCAGGCAATCAAACAGGTGGACTTTAAGGTTGGATATGGAGAAGTTCATGGATTGATGGGAGAAAATGGGGCTGGAAAATCTACCTTGATGAAGATTTTGAATGGCCTCTACAGCAGTGACAGTGGCAGAGTCCTGTTTGATGGAAAGGAAATACACCCCCAGTCCTCCCTGGAAGCTCAGAAACTGGGAATTAGTACCATCTATCAGGAGCTGAACCTTATACCGGAATTGAGTATATGTGAAAATATATATATTGGCAGAGAACCTATGGGAAAATGGGGAATAGACTGGAAGAAAATTGAGAATAATGCCAGGGAACTTTTGGCAGGTATTGGCCTGGATTATGATGTAAAGCAGCCTCTTAGCCTACAGGGGGCTGCCGTGGCACAGATGGTAGCTATTGCAAGAGCGCTTGCCATTCAGTCAAAGCTGGTAGTGATGGATGAACCTACTTCTTCTCTGGATAATCAGGAGGTTAAGATTTTGTTTCAGGTCATCCGAAGACTTAAGAGCCAGGGAGTGTCTATTATTTTCATATCACACCGCTTAAATGAAGTTTATGAAATTTGTGATAGGGTTACGATTCTGAAGGACGGTGTGTGTGAAGGCGAATATGGCATTAATGAACTGGATGAGATATCCCTTGTTTCCAAAATGATTGGGCAAAAGGTGGAGAATAGTGAAGCGCGGCTGCAGAATGACGATTTTCATAGTACTAGCCAGCCTCTCTGCGAAATGGAAAAAATTACTAATAGAAAGTTGAGAGAGGTTTCGTTTAAAATGTATCCAGGAGAAGTGTTAGGATTTGCAGGGCTGCTTGGTTCCGGCAGGACAGAGCTTATTAAGGTATTGTTTGGGGAAGATACTGATTACAAGGGGAATATTGTCATTAATAAAAGGAAGGTCAGGTTTAAAATGCCGTCAGATGCTATCAGACAGGGAATGGCACTTTGTCCGGAAGACCGCAGAACCGAAGGAATCATACCAAACCTGTCAGTACGTGAGAATATTTCCATCGTTCTTCTTCCAAAGCTGACTAAAATGGGGATCATATCAAAAAATTCCCAGGAGAAAGTGGTGAAAGAGTTCATTGAGAAACTAGGTATCAAAACGCCCGATATGGAACAGAAAGTTAAAAACTTAAGCGGCGGTAACCAGCAAAAAGTATTGTTGGCAAGATGGCTCTGCACATCTCCCAGGCTGGTAATTATGGATGAGCCTACCAGAGGAATCGATGTGGGGGCAAAAGCGGAAATCGAAAAGATTGTGCGGGATTTGGCAAAGCAGGGAATGAGCGTAATCATGATTTCTTCGGAAATCAGCGAGGTGGTAAGAAACAGCAACAGGGTAATGGTAATGAGGGATGGGCATAAATTGGGCGAACTTACTGGTGGGGAAATCAACCAGGAAGAAATCATGAAGAGGATAGCTGACAATAGAGTATTCAGCAAGTGCGGAAAAGAGGCGCAATATGAGTAA
- a CDS encoding ABC transporter permease, with amino-acid sequence MSKLLKKYGVYLALFAMVAFNSLVTRNFFSLNTCWNIMIQSTTVMFVSLGMTAAIASGGIDISIGPVMALSAIVFARLLDISVMGAFICALALALLCGAMNGFIIARFSIQPMIVTLGMMNMVRGFAELVNDGRTYSFSHPVISNLGFYKVLGVVPIQVLFIIIAVGAMYILIKRTRFGAYVETIGDNPKAARLSGIRISGMMVLIYMLSGFLAGAAGLVEALRMSAADPINFGLQIEVDAIASTAIGGTNMAGGKANLAGTVAGVFIMQLITVMVNMNNVPYSYSLVIKTLVVIIAVCAQNGKFTRLVRFRKRMEVNAWAIQKNI; translated from the coding sequence ATGAGTAAATTGTTAAAAAAGTACGGAGTATACCTGGCTCTCTTTGCGATGGTAGCGTTTAACAGCCTGGTTACCAGGAACTTCTTCAGCCTAAATACCTGCTGGAATATCATGATTCAGAGCACAACTGTGATGTTTGTTTCTCTTGGAATGACAGCTGCCATAGCTTCAGGAGGAATTGATATATCTATCGGTCCAGTCATGGCTCTAAGCGCTATTGTGTTTGCCAGACTGTTAGATATTTCGGTAATGGGTGCTTTTATATGTGCGCTGGCGTTAGCTCTTCTTTGCGGAGCAATGAATGGGTTTATCATTGCCAGATTTTCCATCCAGCCAATGATTGTTACTCTGGGAATGATGAATATGGTCCGGGGATTTGCTGAGCTGGTCAATGATGGAAGGACATATTCCTTTTCTCATCCTGTCATATCAAATCTTGGGTTTTATAAGGTGCTTGGTGTGGTACCAATCCAGGTTCTGTTCATTATTATTGCAGTTGGAGCTATGTACATATTAATCAAGCGGACACGTTTTGGCGCTTATGTAGAAACTATAGGTGACAATCCAAAGGCGGCCAGGCTTTCTGGAATAAGGATTTCGGGTATGATGGTACTTATTTACATGCTCAGCGGTTTTCTTGCGGGAGCAGCGGGTTTAGTAGAGGCGCTACGCATGTCTGCGGCAGATCCCATTAATTTCGGGCTTCAGATAGAAGTAGATGCTATTGCTTCTACTGCAATCGGCGGCACTAATATGGCAGGAGGAAAGGCTAACCTGGCGGGAACCGTGGCCGGTGTGTTTATCATGCAGCTCATAACGGTTATGGTGAATATGAATAATGTTCCGTATTCCTATTCTCTGGTTATCAAGACATTGGTTGTCATTATTGCGGTTTGTGCTCAGAACGGAAAGTTTACGAGATTGGTGAGATTCAGGAAGAGGATGGAGGTGAATGCATGGGCGATTCAAAAAAATATATAG
- a CDS encoding ABC transporter permease, which produces MGDSKKYIVWIQEKSAVVVFLFLFLISALRYKQFFTPINLINLFRQSSIIGVIAVGMTFVIITGCIDLSVGAIVAVCGILAARMCTVNIVAAILVPLCVGALIGIINGTFVTKLEVPPWITSLSMMMCLRGIAYIMTNESSVNVEKVSPAFQMIGRGKILGLPVPGILFLLFVVIGTYGLKYTRFGRSVYATGGNREGARMMGIRIDKTIILSYMLCGIGAAMSGLILASRLGAAQSTAGELYEMQVIAAVVLGGTLLTGGVGHMPGTLFGVFTMSMITNIFNMQGNISTWWQNVIMGFMILAIVIMQSGLEQIKMKKSEEEAIC; this is translated from the coding sequence ATGGGCGATTCAAAAAAATATATAGTCTGGATACAAGAAAAGAGTGCAGTTGTTGTATTTTTGTTTCTGTTTCTGATATCAGCCCTGCGGTATAAACAATTCTTTACTCCTATCAACCTGATAAATCTATTCAGACAGTCCAGCATTATAGGTGTCATTGCTGTGGGAATGACGTTTGTTATCATAACAGGATGCATCGATTTATCGGTAGGTGCCATTGTAGCGGTGTGTGGTATCCTGGCAGCACGAATGTGTACAGTGAACATTGTAGCTGCAATCCTGGTACCTTTGTGTGTGGGAGCGCTTATTGGAATTATTAATGGAACCTTTGTTACCAAGCTGGAGGTGCCGCCCTGGATTACATCTCTGTCAATGATGATGTGCCTCAGAGGGATAGCCTATATCATGACCAATGAAAGTTCTGTAAATGTGGAGAAGGTTTCCCCGGCATTTCAGATGATTGGAAGGGGAAAGATATTAGGCCTGCCGGTTCCGGGCATCCTTTTTCTTCTCTTTGTGGTGATTGGGACCTACGGCCTTAAATATACAAGATTTGGCAGGAGCGTATATGCCACAGGAGGAAACCGGGAGGGAGCCAGGATGATGGGGATACGGATTGACAAGACAATCATCTTATCTTATATGTTGTGCGGCATTGGCGCAGCCATGTCGGGTCTGATTCTTGCCTCCAGGCTGGGAGCGGCCCAATCAACTGCGGGAGAGCTTTATGAGATGCAGGTTATTGCAGCAGTGGTCTTGGGCGGTACGCTTCTGACCGGTGGGGTAGGCCATATGCCAGGAACTCTGTTCGGCGTATTTACTATGAGCATGATAACGAATATTTTTAATATGCAGGGAAATATCAGCACCTGGTGGCAGAATGTAATCATGGGATTTATGATTCTGGCTATTGTCATTATGCAGTCTGGTCTGGAACAGATAAAAATGAAAAAGAGTGAGGAGGAAGCCATATGTTGA
- a CDS encoding family 43 glycosylhydrolase: protein MLNYDPCTIGCQAGWRKYEHNPVLGDSGDFCFDNHVLKVGDKLRMYFSWRTHYSIAYTESEDGLHWGERHVVLSPRQDISWEEDLNRPAIDYRNGVFHMWYSSQTTGGFNKRKWVDSYMEASKEDKGGSVIGYAWSRDGIFWERLEEPVVVPDCTWEKRSLMCPTILWDQKKEIYKLWYCGGGWFEPDAIGYAESKDGIVWEKCGKNPVFTPDKKNLWERAHVAGCQVIQMDGWYYMFYIGYEDLFKARICLARSKDGVSGWERHPMNPIISAGLPGAWDCESIYKPFLYFDEDQDRWLMYFNARTGTTERIGIAIHNGRDFWNG from the coding sequence ATGTTGAATTATGATCCATGTACCATTGGATGTCAGGCTGGTTGGAGGAAGTATGAACATAATCCTGTTCTTGGGGATAGTGGGGATTTCTGTTTTGACAATCATGTATTGAAGGTAGGAGACAAGCTGAGGATGTATTTTTCCTGGAGAACACATTACAGCATAGCATACACTGAAAGCGAGGACGGGCTTCATTGGGGGGAACGTCATGTGGTGTTAAGTCCCAGACAGGATATTTCCTGGGAGGAGGATTTGAACAGGCCCGCCATTGACTACAGAAATGGGGTGTTTCATATGTGGTATTCCAGCCAGACAACCGGAGGCTTTAATAAGAGAAAATGGGTAGACTCATATATGGAAGCATCAAAGGAGGATAAAGGAGGATCCGTTATAGGATATGCCTGGAGCCGTGATGGGATTTTCTGGGAGAGACTAGAAGAACCGGTAGTGGTTCCGGATTGTACATGGGAAAAACGTTCTCTGATGTGCCCGACTATTTTGTGGGACCAGAAGAAGGAAATATATAAGCTGTGGTATTGTGGAGGCGGGTGGTTTGAACCTGATGCTATTGGCTATGCTGAAAGCAAGGACGGGATTGTATGGGAAAAATGTGGAAAGAACCCGGTATTTACACCGGATAAGAAGAACCTTTGGGAAAGGGCCCATGTGGCTGGCTGTCAGGTGATACAAATGGATGGCTGGTATTATATGTTTTATATCGGTTATGAAGATTTGTTTAAAGCCAGAATCTGTCTGGCCAGGTCAAAGGACGGTGTAAGCGGATGGGAACGTCATCCCATGAACCCTATTATCTCAGCCGGACTTCCAGGCGCATGGGATTGTGAGTCCATCTATAAGCCGTTCCTATATTTCGATGAAGACCAGGACAGATGGCTGATGTACTTCAATGCCAGGACGGGAACAACTGAGCGTATAGGTATTGCAATCCACAACGGACGGGATTTCTGGAATGGTTGA
- a CDS encoding cache domain-containing sensor histidine kinase, with the protein MKKIYAHMMNYRLHTRLMIYFSTMVIVSMLLVASISYIASYRIVEELAYSFSNQSAQSVADNLNDIFNEAENLAGLVENNSIFQNILNAEMPQDIKERYAAELKYDFELYQLAGYTINEFGGLYVLGDNGFNFKSHNVAFQEKDFRQEEWYRRIHQADGVVWVGPQVYSRTVKSIDRSYAAMGCPVINKANGSRIGVVLVEIEADTIEYIIQEFGNIENGVIQVLDGDNTILFKKNNTGNGVKEAKSQKDRNKNHSVFYYAETMDNGWTVESYIPKAILLGKIINLGVWLGMVIFLMILLAVKVTSVISGTVTNPINKLIDLMEQAEQKEFAVQMHVKYKDELAVLGNKFNNMMDFTRHLIVVNNKEQENLREAELKTLQMQINPHFLYNTLETVIWLIRSNENEKAISVITSLSKFFRIGLSRGRNIITLREELEHVKEYVKIQNTRYRDKIDFSIHIDEDSMLDYPIPKLTLQPLVENAIYHGIQEKPEGGAISIEIVHETGDRIRISVIDDGIGMTPAQLERLQEGLKEMAVSGFGMYNTNQRLRNYFGRESALRIESQFGEGTNVSFSINGNKRGEKAYD; encoded by the coding sequence ATGAAAAAAATATACGCTCATATGATGAATTACAGGCTTCATACCAGGTTGATGATATACTTTTCCACTATGGTAATCGTGTCTATGCTTTTGGTGGCCAGTATATCCTACATTGCATCCTATCGGATTGTGGAGGAACTGGCATACTCCTTCAGTAATCAGTCGGCACAGTCTGTGGCGGATAACCTGAATGATATTTTTAATGAAGCGGAAAACCTAGCAGGTCTTGTGGAGAATAATTCAATTTTTCAGAACATACTGAATGCAGAGATGCCACAGGATATAAAGGAGAGATATGCAGCAGAGCTGAAATATGATTTTGAATTGTACCAACTGGCAGGATATACAATCAATGAATTCGGTGGTTTATATGTACTGGGAGATAATGGTTTTAACTTTAAGTCTCATAATGTTGCATTCCAGGAAAAGGATTTTAGGCAGGAAGAGTGGTACCGGCGCATCCACCAAGCAGATGGAGTCGTGTGGGTTGGACCCCAGGTCTATTCCAGGACCGTTAAATCCATTGACCGCTCCTATGCAGCTATGGGGTGTCCGGTGATAAATAAGGCTAATGGCAGCAGAATAGGTGTGGTATTGGTTGAGATAGAGGCAGATACAATTGAATATATTATCCAGGAATTCGGTAATATAGAAAACGGGGTCATTCAGGTCCTGGATGGGGATAATACAATTCTGTTTAAGAAAAACAACACTGGAAATGGTGTCAAAGAAGCAAAAAGCCAAAAGGACAGGAACAAGAACCATTCAGTTTTTTATTATGCTGAAACAATGGATAATGGATGGACTGTGGAGTCCTATATCCCTAAAGCTATTCTGCTTGGAAAGATTATCAATCTGGGAGTCTGGCTTGGTATGGTCATATTTTTGATGATACTGTTGGCGGTTAAGGTCACCAGTGTCATTTCTGGCACAGTCACAAACCCCATCAACAAATTAATTGACCTCATGGAACAGGCGGAGCAAAAGGAATTTGCAGTACAAATGCATGTAAAATATAAGGATGAGCTGGCGGTGTTGGGAAATAAGTTTAATAATATGATGGATTTTACCAGGCATTTGATTGTAGTCAATAATAAGGAGCAGGAAAACCTGAGAGAAGCAGAATTAAAGACACTTCAAATGCAGATCAATCCCCATTTTCTGTATAATACGCTTGAAACTGTGATTTGGCTGATACGTTCCAATGAAAATGAGAAGGCAATTAGTGTGATTACATCTCTTTCAAAATTTTTCCGCATCGGGCTCAGTAGGGGGAGGAATATCATAACACTGCGGGAGGAACTGGAACACGTTAAGGAATATGTTAAGATTCAAAATACCAGATACAGGGATAAAATTGATTTTTCCATCCATATAGATGAAGACTCCATGCTGGACTATCCCATACCCAAGCTGACCCTTCAGCCATTGGTGGAAAATGCCATTTATCACGGCATTCAGGAAAAACCGGAAGGCGGGGCCATTTCAATTGAGATTGTTCATGAAACAGGAGATAGAATCAGAATATCTGTCATTGATGATGGAATTGGAATGACTCCGGCCCAGTTGGAACGGCTACAGGAGGGATTAAAGGAAATGGCAGTGTCAGGATTTGGTATGTATAATACGAATCAAAGGCTGCGTAATTATTTTGGAAGGGAATCAGCTTTACGGATTGAGAGTCAATTTGGGGAGGGTACCAATGTATCATTTAGCATCAATGGCAACAAGAGAGGGGAGAAGGCATATGATTAA
- a CDS encoding response regulator transcription factor, whose product MIKTILVDDEDIIREGLSNFIDWPALGLELVGQASNGREAVELVKIMAPEVIVTDVKMPMMSGIELLALAKDQKPDCVVIMISSYDEFEYAQQSLNLGAFAYLLKPIDTDKLIQLLKEAVLKIQKARSGEKILNTYRDVLEQTQRKILDNKIKLMALGGKVDTLNEAETQYLGQFTKFCVASVNTESPRYHEESFMEEMGIHLEEWKNGHGVAADIKQFQNQDRMTVFCIMEKGDMTIQFRKLLTIYSRYYIKAVLGISDIVESVRELSAAYRQSLEAVEYRFFTDRSLICYSTVREEIQSSFKDMPDWNRYLEKSMKHGGECEIKTFTDDFLSYVYQAKPSPVIIRTAVSAILLETIRTLRTAGGKPEDLFLSVSDTITAVLNESNPALMARKLREILLSASVYISRLEKLRPNSVVQKARKYIEENYWNPDLRLDDVAGYVYINASYFSSVFSKEMGISFGDYLTKVRIEKAMDLLKNTHMKIYEIADLVGYQNPSWFNVAFKRYTGQKPGDFRK is encoded by the coding sequence ATGATTAAAACTATTCTTGTGGATGATGAGGATATCATTAGGGAGGGACTGTCGAATTTTATAGATTGGCCTGCCTTGGGCTTGGAATTGGTGGGGCAGGCATCCAATGGGAGGGAGGCTGTGGAGCTGGTTAAAATAATGGCTCCGGAAGTGATTGTAACAGATGTTAAGATGCCCATGATGAGTGGAATTGAACTCCTCGCTCTGGCAAAAGACCAGAAGCCGGACTGTGTGGTCATCATGATTAGCAGCTATGACGAGTTTGAATATGCCCAGCAGTCCCTTAATCTGGGAGCCTTTGCGTATCTTCTGAAACCTATTGATACGGATAAACTGATTCAACTGCTGAAAGAGGCTGTTTTAAAAATACAGAAGGCCAGATCAGGTGAAAAAATATTGAATACATACAGGGATGTGTTGGAGCAGACCCAGAGAAAAATACTGGACAATAAGATTAAGCTGATGGCACTTGGGGGAAAAGTGGATACTCTGAATGAAGCTGAGACGCAGTACCTGGGGCAATTCACAAAATTCTGCGTAGCTTCAGTAAATACAGAGAGTCCCAGGTACCACGAAGAATCATTCATGGAGGAGATGGGAATTCACCTGGAAGAGTGGAAGAACGGGCATGGAGTTGCAGCAGACATAAAACAGTTCCAGAACCAGGATAGGATGACAGTGTTCTGTATCATGGAGAAAGGGGATATGACAATCCAATTTCGTAAACTGCTGACTATTTACTCCCGATATTATATAAAAGCCGTACTGGGGATAAGTGATATTGTAGAATCTGTCAGGGAGCTGTCGGCTGCTTACCGCCAGAGCCTGGAAGCGGTCGAATACCGTTTTTTTACGGACAGAAGTCTGATCTGTTACAGTACTGTGAGGGAGGAAATACAGTCATCCTTTAAGGATATGCCTGATTGGAACCGGTATCTGGAAAAGAGTATGAAGCATGGAGGGGAGTGTGAAATTAAGACATTTACCGATGATTTTTTGTCATATGTTTATCAGGCAAAGCCATCTCCGGTCATTATACGCACTGCTGTTTCTGCTATTCTACTGGAGACAATTCGTACGCTGAGAACAGCAGGAGGTAAACCGGAGGATTTATTTCTGTCAGTATCAGATACCATTACAGCTGTTTTGAATGAAAGCAATCCTGCACTTATGGCAAGAAAGCTTCGGGAGATATTATTGAGTGCGTCTGTCTATATTTCCAGGCTGGAGAAATTAAGGCCCAATTCAGTGGTACAGAAGGCCAGGAAGTATATAGAAGAAAATTATTGGAATCCTGATTTGAGGCTGGATGATGTGGCTGGATATGTTTATATTAACGCCAGCTATTTCAGTTCTGTTTTCAGTAAGGAAATGGGAATATCCTTTGGGGATTATCTTACAAAAGTCCGTATTGAGAAAGCGATGGACTTGCTGAAAAATACGCATATGAAAATATATGAGATTGCTGATCTGGTGGGATACCAAAATCCATCCTGGTTCAATGTGGCATTTAAACGGTATACGGGACAGAAGCCAGGGGACTTTAGAAAATAA
- a CDS encoding carbohydrate kinase family protein — MESKKILVAGSIVLDIIPEVYIPKGQPIPEIFLSEGKTTECSYTHIYLGGEVGNTGLGLKKLGCDVRLVSKIGDDSVGEIVREILNRYDTDYTLIEMMGEQSSASVAIALPGKDKMTLHSRGASQLFKAADITDEMLEGVKLFHFGYPPSMKYLVENEGEELEDLLKNVKSKGITISLDMSLPDLKTFLGHVNWRPILQRILPYVDLFLPSLEESIFFLHREDYVEMVRKAGANNLLDYIDVRGMAEKLADELLEMGGTIVMLKCGHEGMYLRTAEKERWGNMGKAAPNSLNGWYDRKIWQKPVKVKRILSRTGAGDIAIAGFLSSFLHEDNAKTALGIAAWAASICIQSYDTISGLCPLNEL; from the coding sequence ATGGAGAGTAAGAAGATATTAGTGGCAGGTTCCATTGTATTGGATATTATTCCGGAAGTATATATTCCGAAGGGACAGCCAATACCGGAAATATTCCTGAGCGAGGGTAAGACCACGGAATGTTCTTATACCCATATATATTTGGGTGGGGAAGTAGGGAATACAGGTCTGGGGTTAAAGAAGCTTGGATGTGATGTAAGACTGGTCAGTAAAATCGGGGATGATTCCGTAGGGGAAATTGTAAGGGAAATCTTAAACCGCTATGACACAGATTATACTCTGATTGAAATGATGGGAGAACAGTCCTCGGCCAGTGTTGCCATCGCTTTGCCAGGTAAGGATAAAATGACACTTCACAGCAGAGGGGCATCTCAGCTTTTTAAGGCGGCGGATATTACGGACGAGATGCTGGAAGGAGTGAAGCTGTTCCACTTTGGTTATCCTCCCAGCATGAAGTACCTGGTGGAAAATGAAGGTGAGGAGTTGGAGGACCTGTTAAAAAATGTAAAGTCTAAGGGAATCACCATATCCCTTGACATGAGTCTTCCTGACTTAAAGACATTTCTGGGTCATGTGAATTGGAGACCAATCCTGCAGCGGATACTGCCCTATGTGGACTTGTTTTTACCCAGCCTGGAAGAGAGCATTTTTTTCCTTCACAGGGAGGATTATGTTGAGATGGTGCGTAAGGCAGGGGCAAATAACCTTCTGGATTATATTGATGTAAGAGGAATGGCTGAGAAACTGGCGGATGAGCTTCTGGAAATGGGCGGGACTATAGTTATGCTGAAATGTGGTCATGAGGGAATGTACTTGAGAACAGCAGAGAAAGAGAGGTGGGGGAATATGGGAAAAGCCGCTCCGAACAGCCTGAACGGATGGTATGACAGGAAAATCTGGCAGAAACCAGTAAAGGTTAAACGGATTTTGTCCAGAACGGGAGCCGGCGATATTGCAATAGCAGGTTTTTTGTCCTCGTTCCTGCATGAGGATAATGCAAAGACAGCTTTGGGAATAGCTGCATGGGCCGCATCTATCTGTATTCAATCATATGATACCATTAGCGGCCTGTGCCCATTAAACGAGTTGTAA